One segment of Comamonas thiooxydans DNA contains the following:
- a CDS encoding DUF736 domain-containing protein, with the protein MANIGTFTADKDGFTGTLRTLTLNVKVKLVPNDKGDNEKAPDFRVQAASHDIGAAWKKTSEAGREYLSVALDDPSFAATVYARLIEGENGTHDLIWSRSKPQAA; encoded by the coding sequence ATGGCCAACATCGGCACCTTCACCGCAGACAAAGACGGCTTCACCGGCACGCTTCGCACCCTGACGCTCAACGTCAAGGTCAAGCTGGTTCCCAACGACAAGGGCGACAACGAGAAAGCCCCTGACTTCCGCGTCCAGGCCGCCAGCCACGACATCGGCGCAGCGTGGAAGAAGACCAGCGAGGCCGGGCGGGAATACCTGTCCGTGGCCCTCGACGACCCTTCGTTCGCGGCAACGGTCTATGCCCGCCTGATCGAAGGAGAGAACGGCACGCACGACCTGATCTGGTCGCGCAGCAAGCCCCAGGCGGCGTAA
- a CDS encoding ParB/RepB/Spo0J family partition protein has protein sequence MNAITQTAARAIQAPALEAADPTKNLILVPLSRLVLRPTGRNVRKIPRMSIPELAASIQRVGLLQNLIVIASADGEHYEVVAGGRRLAALKLLAKKHRIGKEWEVPCLLVADGTARTASLTENVQREAMHPADQFEAFAALVAEGRPIEDIAADFSVTPLVVQRRLKLANVSPRLMADYRADAVTLDQLMALSITDDHAAQETAFYDAPQWQRQPSALRERLTEREIDAYRHPLVRFVGLDGYEAAGGGIRRDLFAEGDAGVYLNDAALLERLAQDKLARIAAAVRAEGWAWVDATPGVTHADLHAFQRAPRERREPNKRQAARIEKLQAKMQEVAEAVDAAMDADDEDKADVLQEEGEALGEQLQALEDGLQDYGANVKAAAGAIVTIDRNGEAVIYRGLMREAEAKALRTLERLRQGFSGESAENDDEGDTEDETQAPAMSDRLAQRLSAHRTAALQIEVARHPQAALAAVVHGMVQAVLQESRYGFKRSSLPLGVSLKPQDRLEGMAPDWPHSAAAVALRELQQVAGEALPEDSAELFAALLAMEQGELVKLLAVCVASTVDVVTPRATPHQPGEELAQAVSLDMAAWWQPTAEGYFKHVPKAAVLQAVGEYAPDQVSRLAKLKKTDIASEAERLADGTGWMPAIFKAQGPQDAAQEVGPEQDAPEDAEAMADEPAEALAA, from the coding sequence ATGAACGCCATCACCCAAACCGCAGCCCGCGCCATCCAAGCCCCCGCGCTGGAAGCTGCCGACCCGACCAAGAACCTGATTCTGGTTCCGCTGTCGCGGCTGGTGCTGCGCCCCACGGGCCGCAACGTGCGCAAGATCCCGCGCATGTCCATCCCTGAACTGGCCGCGAGCATCCAGCGCGTGGGCCTGCTGCAAAACCTCATCGTGATTGCATCCGCCGATGGCGAGCATTACGAAGTCGTGGCCGGTGGCCGTCGCCTCGCGGCCCTCAAGCTGCTGGCGAAAAAGCACCGCATCGGCAAGGAATGGGAGGTGCCTTGCCTGCTGGTAGCCGATGGCACGGCCCGCACCGCCAGCCTCACCGAGAACGTGCAGCGCGAAGCCATGCACCCGGCAGACCAGTTTGAAGCCTTCGCGGCGCTGGTGGCCGAAGGCCGACCCATCGAGGACATTGCGGCGGATTTCAGCGTTACGCCGCTGGTGGTGCAGCGTCGCTTGAAGCTGGCGAATGTCTCGCCGCGCCTGATGGCGGACTATCGGGCCGATGCCGTCACGCTCGATCAGTTGATGGCCTTGTCCATTACCGACGACCACGCCGCGCAGGAAACCGCGTTCTACGATGCCCCGCAGTGGCAGCGCCAACCGTCCGCGCTGCGCGAACGCCTCACCGAGCGCGAAATCGACGCTTACCGGCATCCGCTGGTGCGCTTCGTCGGGCTGGACGGCTACGAAGCCGCAGGCGGCGGCATCCGCCGCGACCTGTTCGCGGAAGGCGATGCGGGCGTGTACCTCAACGACGCCGCGCTGCTGGAACGGCTGGCGCAAGACAAGCTGGCACGCATCGCCGCCGCTGTCCGCGCCGAGGGTTGGGCGTGGGTGGATGCCACGCCGGGCGTGACCCATGCCGATCTGCACGCCTTCCAGCGTGCTCCGAGGGAACGGCGCGAGCCGAATAAGCGGCAAGCCGCACGCATCGAGAAGCTGCAAGCCAAGATGCAGGAGGTTGCCGAAGCGGTGGATGCTGCGATGGACGCCGACGATGAGGACAAGGCCGACGTTTTGCAGGAGGAAGGCGAAGCCCTGGGCGAGCAGCTGCAGGCACTGGAAGATGGCTTGCAGGACTACGGCGCGAACGTGAAGGCCGCAGCCGGTGCCATCGTCACCATCGACCGCAACGGCGAGGCCGTTATTTATCGCGGCCTGATGCGCGAGGCCGAGGCCAAGGCGCTGCGCACGCTGGAACGGCTGCGCCAAGGGTTCAGCGGCGAGAGCGCCGAGAACGACGACGAAGGCGACACGGAGGATGAGACGCAAGCCCCAGCCATGTCCGACCGGCTGGCACAACGCTTGAGCGCCCACCGTACCGCCGCGCTGCAAATCGAAGTCGCACGACATCCGCAAGCTGCGCTGGCTGCCGTGGTGCATGGCATGGTGCAGGCCGTCTTGCAGGAAAGCCGCTATGGCTTCAAGCGTAGTTCCTTGCCGCTGGGCGTGAGCCTGAAACCGCAAGACCGGCTGGAAGGCATGGCCCCGGATTGGCCTCACTCCGCCGCCGCCGTGGCGCTGCGCGAACTGCAACAGGTGGCGGGCGAAGCCTTGCCGGAGGACAGCGCCGAACTGTTCGCCGCGCTGCTGGCGATGGAGCAAGGCGAACTGGTCAAGCTGCTGGCCGTGTGCGTGGCTTCCACGGTGGACGTGGTGACGCCCCGCGCCACGCCGCACCAGCCCGGCGAGGAACTGGCGCAGGCCGTTAGCCTCGACATGGCCGCATGGTGGCAGCCGACCGCCGAGGGGTATTTCAAGCACGTCCCGAAGGCGGCAGTTCTGCAAGCCGTGGGCGAGTACGCTCCCGATCAGGTTTCCCGGCTGGCGAAGCTGAAGAAGACCGACATTGCCAGCGAAGCCGAGCGGCTGGCCGATGGCACGGGCTGGATGCCTGCCATCTTCAAGGCCCAAGGCCCGCAGGATGCCGCGCAGGAGGTTGGCCCGGAGCAGGACGCCCCGGAGGATGCCGAAGCAATGGCGGATGAACCCGCCGAGGCGCTGGCCGCTTGA
- a CDS encoding GNAT family N-acetyltransferase, giving the protein MTIQLRHETPDDIAAIEALTIVAFANAPHTSHAEQFIVRTLRDANELTLSIVAEEQGQVVGHVALSPVSITDGHGHRAAGWYGLGPISVLPQRQGQGIGSRLMEQALAELRAMQAAGCVLLGEPAYYARFGFQAHAGLQLPGVPPGYFMALAFDGPVPEGIAHYSGAFNAAA; this is encoded by the coding sequence ATGACCATCCAGCTCCGACACGAAACCCCGGACGACATCGCGGCCATCGAGGCTCTGACCATTGTCGCTTTCGCCAATGCACCGCACACCAGCCACGCGGAGCAATTCATCGTGCGCACATTGCGCGACGCAAACGAACTGACGCTTTCCATCGTGGCCGAAGAACAGGGCCAGGTTGTCGGCCATGTGGCCCTGTCGCCGGTGAGCATCACCGATGGCCACGGCCACAGGGCCGCAGGCTGGTACGGCTTGGGGCCGATCTCCGTCCTGCCGCAACGACAGGGGCAAGGCATCGGCTCGCGCCTGATGGAACAGGCGCTGGCCGAACTGCGGGCCATGCAGGCCGCAGGCTGCGTGCTGTTGGGCGAACCCGCGTACTACGCGCGTTTTGGTTTTCAGGCCCATGCGGGCCTGCAACTGCCGGGCGTGCCGCCCGGCTACTTCATGGCACTGGCCTTCGATGGGCCTGTGCCCGAGGGCATCGCGCACTACAGCGGTGCCTTCAACGCCGCCGCCTGA